DNA sequence from the Nitrospira sp. genome:
CCTACTCAGTACGGCATCTCGTCGTCGTCAAACCCGAAATGATGACCGATCTCGTGCACGACCGTATCGCGCACTTCTTGCACGACTTCTTGCTTGGTGCGACAGAGCCTGAGAATCGGTCCGCGATAGATGGAGATTTTGGCGGGCAGTTGCCCGCCTGCCTGGAAGAACGATTCTTTGTCGATGGGGAGACCTTGGTAAAGGCCGAGAAGATCTTCGCCGTCTTCCAACTCCAGATCGGTGCGGACATCAGGCGGAGGCTCTTCTTCCACCACCACGGCCACATTGGTGAGGAGCTTGGCGTATTCGTCCGGAAGGCCGTCCAATGCCTGCTGGACCAAGGCCTGAAACTCCGGCTCGGGTATGGTCAACGTTCGTTTCCGCGGCGACATAGGCTGAACTGGATCGACTTACGCGTTGTGCGACATCAGTCTCGGTTCAGGATGTTCAAACAGGCAGTCCGGCAAGGCCGCAAGGAGTACGTCGACTGAGGCGTACAGCCTAGCGTACGTCGCAGGGAGACGTGCGACTGAGAACGCCGCCGGCAGCCTGTTTCAACATCCTGCTA
Encoded proteins:
- a CDS encoding metallopeptidase family protein; translated protein: MSPRKRTLTIPEPEFQALVQQALDGLPDEYAKLLTNVAVVVEEEPPPDVRTDLELEDGEDLLGLYQGLPIDKESFFQAGGQLPAKISIYRGPILRLCRTKQEVVQEVRDTVVHEIGHHFGFDDDEMPY